In a single window of the Veillonella sp. genome:
- the purB gene encoding adenylosuccinate lyase, with product MIPRYTREEMGHIWSERNEFDTMLLVEILASEAQAELGIIPKEAAKTIREKADFDVERIHEIEKETNHDIISFVTAVGEYVGPEAAKYIHLGLTSTDVKDTALGYMMKQACDILIADLKRLHEVLRRRAAEFKYTPMIGRTHGIHGEPTTFGLKLALWMAEVERDIERMEHARKSVAVGKLSGAVGTYSNIDPFVEQYVCEKLGLEPVKIATQVVQRDRHAELLSTIAVVGGTLDKIGKEIRHLQRTEVREAEEYFSPKQKGSSAMPHKRNPITCERICGMARLLRGYAQSAYEDQALWHERDISHSSVERVILPDATIALNYMLHLTIRTIDKLLVYPETMLKNLNLTGGLVFSQTILTHLVDKGAVRDEAYRWVQKYAMERWLEGKDFATGLKSDENIKKYMTAEEIDACFDPHKLLKHVDTIMARFGL from the coding sequence ATGATACCACGTTATACACGAGAAGAAATGGGCCATATTTGGAGCGAGCGCAACGAGTTCGACACAATGTTATTGGTGGAGATCCTCGCATCCGAGGCGCAAGCTGAATTGGGCATTATCCCTAAAGAAGCGGCAAAAACAATTCGCGAAAAAGCCGATTTCGACGTTGAGCGCATTCATGAAATCGAAAAGGAAACAAACCACGATATCATTTCCTTCGTAACAGCAGTAGGCGAATACGTAGGTCCTGAAGCGGCTAAATATATCCACCTTGGTCTGACATCTACAGACGTTAAAGATACAGCGCTTGGTTACATGATGAAACAAGCGTGCGACATCTTGATTGCTGATTTGAAACGCTTGCACGAAGTATTGCGTCGTCGCGCAGCTGAGTTCAAATATACACCTATGATTGGTCGTACTCACGGTATCCACGGTGAACCAACTACATTTGGTTTGAAATTAGCGTTATGGATGGCTGAAGTAGAACGCGATATCGAACGCATGGAACATGCTCGTAAAAGCGTTGCTGTAGGTAAACTGTCCGGCGCAGTTGGCACGTACTCCAACATTGATCCATTCGTAGAGCAATACGTATGTGAAAAATTAGGTCTTGAACCTGTTAAAATCGCTACGCAAGTCGTACAACGTGACCGTCACGCTGAATTGTTGTCTACTATCGCTGTTGTTGGCGGCACATTGGATAAAATCGGCAAAGAAATCCGTCACTTGCAACGCACAGAAGTACGCGAAGCGGAAGAATATTTCAGCCCTAAACAAAAGGGTTCCTCTGCGATGCCTCACAAACGCAATCCTATCACTTGTGAAAGAATTTGTGGTATGGCTCGCTTGCTTCGTGGTTATGCTCAATCTGCTTACGAAGACCAAGCTTTGTGGCATGAACGCGATATTTCCCACAGTTCTGTAGAACGTGTTATCTTGCCAGATGCAACAATTGCATTGAACTACATGCTTCACCTTACAATTCGCACTATCGATAAATTGTTGGTATATCCTGAAACAATGCTTAAAAACCTTAACCTTACAGGTGGCCTTGTATTCAGTCAAACAATTTTGACTCACCTTGTAGATAAAGGTGCGGTACGTGACGAAGCATACCGTTGGGTTCAAAAATACGCTATGGAACGCTGGCTTGAAGGCAAAGATTTCGCTACAGGTCTTAAATCTGATGAAAATATCAAGAAATACATGACTGCTGAAGAAATCGATGCATGCTTCGATCCACATAAATTATTGAAACATGTTGATACAATCATGGCTCGCTTTGGCCTATAA
- a CDS encoding MFS transporter encodes MKRIIRKYGPPIFHCINDFGQGSLAALIPFFIANFSLNYYQSASIIFCNTVVASVAQPILGYVADRWRVPWFIPVGFTVTLVSISAIALATSYEMILALSLIAGIGAALFHPEAALLVNRTQSNELGNAMGRFAVGGSAGFALGPLLAGGVYVFGGQFLWLFTAIALIGVLLYVYAFTGSTNTDAIGESKSSAKSTDSGINDWVSFGKLFFVIASRSILFSVLSIFIPILYITVINGEAGASSLALTMYFAMGAVLTYMGGALSDKLGFLKTVRLGNLIFLPSVLVFIFVPNIWGFFGAMIPMAFGVFSQYGPITVLGQKYLAKNAGFASGITLGLGITLGGLVAPYVGHIADIYDVQTALMTLIPVGAVGLLMSFWLKEPK; translated from the coding sequence ATGAAACGTATCATACGAAAGTACGGACCGCCTATTTTTCACTGTATTAATGACTTTGGACAAGGTTCACTAGCGGCGCTCATACCGTTCTTTATCGCTAATTTTAGCCTTAATTACTATCAATCGGCGTCCATTATTTTCTGTAACACCGTAGTGGCTTCTGTTGCTCAACCTATCTTGGGATATGTGGCGGATCGGTGGCGCGTGCCGTGGTTCATTCCTGTAGGTTTTACCGTAACGTTAGTCTCTATCAGCGCCATTGCACTGGCGACGAGCTATGAAATGATATTGGCTCTATCGCTTATTGCAGGGATTGGGGCTGCATTGTTCCATCCTGAGGCGGCTCTTCTCGTGAACCGCACGCAATCCAATGAACTTGGTAATGCCATGGGGCGCTTTGCGGTAGGTGGCAGCGCTGGTTTTGCACTGGGCCCGCTCCTTGCTGGTGGTGTGTACGTCTTTGGCGGCCAATTCCTTTGGTTGTTCACGGCGATTGCATTGATTGGCGTGTTGCTATATGTGTATGCCTTTACTGGCTCTACAAATACCGATGCTATTGGTGAAAGTAAAAGCTCTGCTAAATCTACTGATAGTGGGATCAACGATTGGGTTAGCTTTGGGAAACTGTTCTTTGTAATAGCTTCTCGATCTATTTTATTCTCTGTGTTATCCATCTTTATTCCTATTCTGTACATTACCGTTATTAACGGCGAAGCTGGTGCCTCTAGCTTGGCCCTCACTATGTACTTTGCAATGGGCGCTGTTCTTACCTATATGGGCGGGGCTCTATCTGATAAATTAGGCTTCCTTAAAACAGTTCGCTTAGGCAATCTTATCTTCTTGCCATCTGTTTTAGTGTTTATCTTTGTGCCTAACATCTGGGGCTTCTTCGGCGCCATGATCCCAATGGCTTTTGGCGTATTCTCTCAATACGGTCCAATTACGGTACTAGGTCAAAAATACCTTGCTAAAAATGCAGGCTTTGCGTCAGGTATTACACTAGGCCTTGGTATTACCTTAGGTGGACTTGTAGCGCCATATGTAGGTCATATAGCTGATATCTATGATGTACAAACTGCATTGATGACACTGATCCCTGTAGGGGCTGTAGGACTACTTATGAGCTTTTGGCTGAAAGAACCAAAATAG
- a CDS encoding CAAX protease, whose protein sequence is MANLNRKERRAQRNESNTIGILLRLFFGLSFIGLAVVLFGEFDLNYVFSIFTADIIVSLIYVVLNKSRITTSLAVNTNVRVIIAFLIMLVTMFFYAFALWRVDQFSAPMQVTLFIGGAIVYLAVFNSTKTMLTNQD, encoded by the coding sequence ATGGCAAATTTAAATCGCAAAGAGCGTCGTGCACAGCGCAATGAATCGAATACTATAGGCATTTTATTACGCCTATTCTTTGGGCTCAGCTTTATCGGCTTGGCTGTAGTTCTATTTGGAGAGTTTGATCTCAATTATGTATTCTCCATCTTTACAGCAGATATCATCGTATCCTTAATTTACGTAGTACTCAATAAATCTCGCATTACTACGTCCCTAGCAGTTAACACCAATGTACGCGTTATCATCGCATTCCTCATCATGCTAGTAACAATGTTCTTCTACGCCTTTGCGTTATGGCGTGTCGATCAATTTAGTGCACCTATGCAAGTTACATTATTTATCGGCGGTGCTATCGTATACCTTGCGGTATTCAACTCTACCAAAACAATGCTTACAAACCAAGATTAA